A window from Candidatus Nitrospira neomarina encodes these proteins:
- a CDS encoding TIR domain-containing protein → MVRTIKIFVSYSHKDAGYLEDNSLFGFLKGLERDQVVFCTDRQILLGELWDEVVKTNIQQSDMALVLVSQSFLDSPYCQDVEIQGFLQRTTHLIPVILSACEWRRHAWLASRQFLPAGDQTVEEHFQDPGRRKRLFLEIREHMRQLVTKIRQNVPNPTSPQTKSVQGVAQIQSPGNRFSGKAKIAFCDGLGDDWKRLADYLHIRPADQARFERGDEGRGIWVWLENRQRLPELLPALAAIERADLADRLGAK, encoded by the coding sequence GTGGTCCGGACCATAAAAATTTTTGTAAGCTACAGTCACAAGGATGCCGGCTATCTTGAGGACAACTCTCTGTTTGGCTTTCTTAAGGGACTGGAGCGGGACCAGGTCGTCTTTTGTACTGATCGCCAGATTCTTCTCGGTGAATTGTGGGATGAGGTGGTGAAGACCAATATCCAACAATCGGATATGGCACTGGTGCTGGTCAGCCAGAGCTTTCTGGATTCGCCATACTGCCAGGATGTCGAGATCCAAGGCTTCCTGCAGAGAACAACCCATCTGATTCCCGTTATCCTCTCTGCCTGCGAATGGCGTCGGCATGCCTGGTTGGCGAGTCGTCAATTTCTGCCTGCCGGCGACCAGACCGTCGAGGAACATTTTCAAGATCCCGGCCGCCGCAAAAGACTGTTTTTGGAGATTCGGGAACACATGCGGCAACTCGTCACCAAAATTCGTCAAAATGTACCAAACCCCACCAGTCCCCAGACCAAAAGTGTCCAAGGCGTGGCTCAAATCCAGTCCCCAGGAAACAGATTTTCCGGCAAAGCCAAGATTGCCTTTTGTGACGGTCTGGGAGACGACTGGAAGCGCTTGGCCGACTACCTTCACATCCGTCCAGCAGACCAGGCGCGGTTCGAGCGAGGAGACGAAGGTCGCGGAATTTGGGTGTGGTTAGAGAACCGCCAGCGGCTACCGGAACTGCTGCCTGCCCTGGCGGCCATCGAAAGGGCAGATTTAGCCGACCGACTCGGAGCAAAGTAA
- a CDS encoding nSTAND1 domain-containing NTPase → MAQYSGKQKLKFCECLGDDWWKVAAYLDIPSDTQRTFPQGNEPRRIWEWAEVRNQLHQLPDALRHIDREDIVLQVFEPPAPPKTPQQVTWKGSPYPGLCHFTEAQAPIFFGRARETRALLDKLSKNPFLAIVGASGSGKSSLIAAGVIPRLEEIAGGFQWECVRFTPGIFEDPFMALASRLDQRLVEHGQRDKDIAVKLRARGDLTEYADRILKGRPEGKLFLFIDQFEELFTRTKPEHHHQFLAMLEKATKIPQLCTVITLRADFYPHCLKHRSLETLLNDGMFSLAAPDKRALYVMITGPASLAGVSFDEGLPWRILEDTGDEPGALALMAFALAELYRACQPSTIMTDSAYDSFGGVRGAIAKRADTAYGELDQDTRTAFGNVFKELVEVDPECGVPTRKRAPSRRFIDSPAANALVNTFTQARLFVGSDAPGGEEVVEVAHEALLTNWPRLHEWIEARFDDFRLLRQVRLDAAEWERQGRPDANLWRHERLKPVHHMRERLQPELTDPEKAFIRSEADRLLENIDNPATTPQQRAIIGDRLADIGDHREGVGLNADGLPVLKWCEVPPGKITLEDNGGTFTVKEFAISRYPITWVQYRSFLEAQDGYRWKKWWKGLAGREQEPGNQYRTRDNHPAENVSWYDAMVFCRWLSHRVGYEIRLPTEWEWQQAATGGQSANHYPWGKDWYPEFANTFESGLSRTTAVGLYPQGQSSMGALDMSGNVWEWCLNESENPKKEMNSATENSRVLRGGSWLNHQLDALATSRFCARPDYRNNRLGFRVVRSSPISS, encoded by the coding sequence GTGGCACAGTATTCCGGCAAACAAAAATTGAAATTTTGTGAGTGTCTGGGGGATGACTGGTGGAAGGTTGCAGCCTATCTCGATATTCCATCTGATACACAACGAACATTTCCACAGGGGAATGAACCACGACGTATCTGGGAATGGGCAGAAGTCCGCAATCAACTCCATCAACTCCCGGATGCCTTGCGTCACATTGACCGTGAAGATATCGTGCTTCAGGTTTTCGAACCCCCTGCCCCTCCCAAGACCCCGCAGCAGGTGACCTGGAAGGGATCACCCTATCCAGGGCTCTGCCACTTTACCGAAGCCCAGGCTCCCATTTTCTTTGGTCGTGCACGGGAGACAAGGGCCCTACTGGACAAACTGTCCAAGAACCCTTTTCTGGCCATCGTGGGAGCCTCCGGTTCCGGCAAGTCCTCCCTGATTGCCGCGGGGGTGATCCCACGTCTTGAAGAAATTGCCGGTGGGTTTCAGTGGGAGTGCGTGCGGTTCACCCCTGGGATTTTCGAGGATCCCTTTATGGCACTGGCATCCAGGCTCGACCAAAGACTGGTGGAGCATGGCCAACGAGACAAGGACATCGCGGTGAAATTACGCGCCAGAGGGGATCTCACCGAGTACGCCGACCGGATCCTGAAAGGTCGCCCGGAAGGAAAACTGTTCCTCTTCATTGACCAATTCGAAGAACTGTTTACTCGAACGAAGCCCGAACATCACCATCAGTTTCTGGCCATGCTGGAGAAAGCAACAAAGATACCGCAGCTTTGCACCGTGATCACCCTGCGGGCCGATTTCTACCCGCATTGTCTGAAACACCGGTCACTAGAAACATTGCTGAATGACGGGATGTTTTCGTTGGCGGCACCGGACAAACGGGCTCTCTATGTGATGATTACCGGGCCGGCCTCTTTAGCGGGCGTATCCTTTGATGAGGGACTTCCCTGGCGCATCCTAGAAGATACCGGAGATGAGCCGGGAGCCTTGGCGCTTATGGCGTTTGCCCTGGCGGAATTGTATCGCGCCTGCCAACCCTCCACTATTATGACCGACTCCGCCTATGACAGCTTTGGAGGAGTACGAGGAGCCATTGCCAAACGTGCCGACACGGCCTATGGGGAGCTGGATCAGGATACCCGCACCGCGTTTGGTAACGTGTTCAAGGAATTAGTGGAGGTTGATCCAGAGTGCGGTGTCCCCACCAGAAAACGAGCACCCTCTCGTCGTTTCATAGACTCCCCGGCTGCGAACGCGTTGGTCAACACATTTACCCAAGCCCGTCTGTTTGTCGGAAGCGATGCTCCTGGCGGAGAAGAAGTTGTGGAAGTGGCCCATGAAGCGTTATTGACCAACTGGCCGCGTCTCCATGAGTGGATCGAGGCGCGCTTCGATGATTTTCGCCTGTTGCGGCAGGTCAGGCTGGACGCGGCGGAGTGGGAACGGCAGGGACGCCCCGACGCGAATTTGTGGCGTCATGAGCGGTTAAAGCCTGTCCATCACATGCGTGAACGGTTGCAGCCGGAATTGACAGACCCCGAGAAGGCATTCATCCGCTCCGAAGCCGATCGACTGCTGGAGAACATTGACAATCCGGCCACCACACCCCAACAACGTGCCATCATCGGCGATCGCCTGGCTGACATTGGGGACCACAGAGAGGGGGTTGGCCTCAACGCCGATGGCCTCCCGGTCCTCAAATGGTGTGAGGTCCCTCCGGGAAAGATCACGCTGGAAGACAACGGGGGGACCTTCACGGTTAAGGAGTTCGCTATCAGCCGCTATCCGATCACCTGGGTGCAGTACCGGAGTTTTCTGGAAGCCCAGGATGGCTATCGCTGGAAAAAGTGGTGGAAAGGGTTAGCCGGGAGAGAACAAGAACCAGGGAACCAATATCGAACGCGAGACAACCATCCGGCAGAAAATGTGTCCTGGTACGATGCGATGGTGTTTTGCCGGTGGTTGAGCCACAGAGTAGGGTATGAGATTCGGCTCCCGACGGAGTGGGAATGGCAGCAGGCGGCCACTGGAGGTCAGTCAGCCAATCATTATCCCTGGGGAAAAGATTGGTATCCTGAGTTCGCCAATACCTTTGAAAGCGGCCTATCCCGCACCACAGCCGTGGGACTGTATCCTCAGGGCCAATCATCCATGGGGGCTCTGGATATGAGCGGGAATGTCTGGGAATGGTGCCTCAACGAATCCGAGAACCCCAAAAAGGAGATGAATAGTGCGACCGAGAATTCGCGTGTCCTGCGTGGGGGGTCCTGGCTCAATCACCAGCTCGACGCGCTCGCCACGTCTCGCTTCTGCGCCCGTCCCGATTACCGTAATAACCGCCTCGGGTTTCGGGTGGTGCGGTCGTCCCCCATCTCTTCCTGA
- a CDS encoding SUMF1/EgtB/PvdO family nonheme iron enzyme, with translation MLDRVPEQAIVLLGPPGSGKSTLLRHFELDGARAVLDGTAEHFITSAPLTFFIQLNDYKADSPHDPMPDPKDWLADRWAAQWPKLPPLDTLLREQRLTLLLDALNEMPYPGPEPVQRWKDYLRHLAQEHSETRVVFSCRSLDYSASLSSNEFPVPQVRIESLSDEQVQSFLEVYCPAHHQTLWDNLRNSPQLDLLRLPYYLKLLIDQTATGEIPAGRAALFTGFVRQALKREVDGDNPLFQPGRLLDHRDLRQLTLASAGKQPFALPERGPLVPQLSQLAFSMQHRQPVQQEVPHQQAGRESGQVRVSYDEAVAAIDHPAAEDILNAGGALGMLEEDLGRLGQNEILFIHQLVQEYFAARKLAHEPNPELVAQEWRQDRVMPNLADTITRLAGSDPLPLLPTSGWEETTILASAMAEQPDRFLTDMMAHHLPLAGRCAAQGEGTVSDQLKTTLRLALVERIQDPEADLRARIEAGLTLGELGVPRFEWEEGPEGPYWLPPLIEIPGGRYTIGSDEGKEEDEKPAHEIELEPFLMGQFPVTNAEWALFVKAGGYDDERWWETDQAKAWRRGETTAEGPKEDWRSWRKRFHTNPEKIRERMNQGRMTSKMAEQWEKFVRMNDKQFEAALEECWPAGRQTKPAYWTDANFNNSQQPVVGICWHEARAYCAWLSAQINVGYRLPTEAEWEAAARGFPRRRFAYGDEFDAVRCNSFETHIRRTTPIGVFPGGRTPEGLMDMTGNVWEWTSSLYQPYPYQYPDGREVPVTGAGRRVLRGGSWYDNQNLMHATYRGKSRPDGRYNLIGFRVVRSSPIFS, from the coding sequence GTGCTGGATCGGGTGCCGGAGCAAGCCATCGTGCTCTTGGGACCGCCGGGGTCAGGAAAAAGCACGCTGCTGCGGCATTTCGAGCTGGACGGCGCTCGTGCTGTGCTTGACGGGACCGCTGAGCATTTCATCACCTCAGCACCACTGACATTCTTCATCCAACTCAATGACTATAAGGCCGACAGCCCCCATGATCCCATGCCCGATCCCAAAGACTGGCTGGCCGACCGGTGGGCCGCCCAGTGGCCGAAGTTGCCTCCTTTGGACACCCTCTTGCGGGAACAACGCCTGACCCTGCTCCTGGATGCCCTCAATGAAATGCCCTATCCCGGCCCGGAACCTGTGCAGCGTTGGAAAGACTATTTGCGCCATCTCGCCCAAGAGCATTCTGAGACTCGCGTGGTCTTCTCCTGTCGCAGTCTTGATTACAGTGCCTCACTGTCATCCAACGAGTTTCCAGTCCCCCAGGTACGGATCGAATCCCTGTCCGATGAACAGGTCCAAAGTTTTCTGGAGGTCTATTGTCCGGCTCATCACCAAACCCTGTGGGATAACCTTCGGAATTCGCCTCAGCTCGATCTCTTGCGATTGCCGTACTATCTCAAACTGCTCATCGACCAAACAGCCACCGGAGAGATCCCGGCGGGGCGGGCCGCCCTCTTTACGGGCTTTGTCCGGCAAGCGCTGAAGCGGGAAGTAGATGGGGACAACCCACTGTTTCAGCCGGGCCGACTATTGGATCACCGGGATCTTCGCCAACTCACACTGGCGAGTGCTGGCAAACAACCATTTGCCCTGCCTGAACGTGGACCCTTGGTGCCCCAATTGAGCCAACTGGCCTTCTCGATGCAGCACCGCCAACCCGTTCAACAGGAAGTCCCCCATCAGCAGGCGGGAAGGGAAAGCGGACAAGTGCGGGTGTCATACGATGAGGCGGTGGCTGCCATCGACCATCCCGCTGCGGAAGACATCCTCAATGCCGGTGGGGCGCTCGGCATGTTGGAAGAAGATTTGGGGCGCCTAGGACAGAATGAGATTCTTTTTATCCATCAATTGGTACAGGAATATTTCGCCGCGCGAAAGTTGGCGCACGAGCCGAATCCGGAATTGGTGGCCCAGGAATGGCGACAGGACCGGGTGATGCCGAACTTGGCCGACACGATAACCCGGCTGGCCGGTTCCGACCCCCTCCCGCTGTTACCGACCAGTGGGTGGGAGGAAACGACCATCCTGGCATCCGCCATGGCGGAGCAGCCTGACCGGTTCCTGACCGACATGATGGCCCATCATCTCCCGCTGGCCGGGCGCTGTGCTGCGCAAGGGGAGGGAACCGTTTCAGACCAGCTCAAGACCACACTCCGTCTGGCCTTGGTGGAAAGAATCCAGGATCCGGAAGCCGATCTGCGAGCACGTATCGAGGCCGGTCTGACGTTGGGTGAACTGGGCGTTCCCCGGTTTGAGTGGGAGGAAGGACCTGAAGGTCCCTACTGGCTCCCACCGTTGATCGAAATTCCCGGGGGAAGGTATACCATCGGCAGTGATGAGGGAAAAGAAGAAGACGAGAAACCAGCCCATGAGATCGAGCTGGAACCCTTTCTGATGGGGCAATTCCCTGTGACGAACGCCGAATGGGCCCTGTTTGTGAAAGCCGGCGGGTATGACGATGAACGCTGGTGGGAGACAGATCAGGCCAAAGCCTGGCGTCGAGGTGAAACCACCGCCGAGGGGCCGAAGGAGGATTGGCGCTCCTGGCGCAAACGGTTTCATACCAACCCCGAGAAAATTCGTGAGCGGATGAACCAAGGACGAATGACGTCAAAAATGGCTGAACAATGGGAAAAATTTGTCCGAATGAACGACAAGCAATTTGAAGCGGCTCTCGAGGAATGTTGGCCAGCTGGCCGCCAAACCAAACCAGCTTACTGGACTGATGCGAACTTCAATAATTCCCAACAACCCGTCGTCGGCATATGTTGGCATGAAGCCCGGGCCTATTGTGCCTGGCTCAGTGCGCAGATAAACGTAGGCTATCGATTGCCCACTGAAGCCGAGTGGGAAGCGGCAGCCAGAGGTTTCCCAAGACGTCGCTTTGCATACGGAGATGAGTTCGATGCGGTCCGGTGCAATTCGTTTGAAACGCACATTCGACGGACCACACCCATTGGTGTGTTCCCAGGAGGCCGAACCCCGGAGGGCCTCATGGACATGACCGGAAACGTCTGGGAATGGACCAGCAGCCTGTATCAACCCTATCCTTACCAATATCCCGATGGACGTGAAGTTCCCGTCACCGGGGCAGGCCGTCGAGTCCTGCGGGGCGGGTCATGGTACGATAACCAGAACCTCATGCACGCTACGTATCGCGGCAAGAGTCGTCCCGATGGCCGTTACAACCTCATCGGGTTTCGGGTGGTGCGGTCGTCCCCCATCTTTTCCTGA